TGTCGTCGCGCCAGTTGTACAGCTGCTCTTTGAGCTGGTATTCGATGATCTGGCGCTTTTCCTCCACCACCAGGATTTCTTCCAGGCCCTGGGCGAACTGGCGCACGCCTTCCGGCTCCAGCGGCCACACCATGCCCACCTTGAAGATGCGCAGGCCGATTTCGGCCGCCTGCGCCTCGCTGATGCCCAGGTCGTCCAGCGCCTGCATCACGTCCAGGTAGCTCTTGCCGCAAGTGATGATGCCCAGGCGCGCCTTGGGCGAATCCAGCGTGATGTGGTTGAGCTTGTTCTCGCGGGCATAGGCCAGCGCCGCGTACAGGCGATGGTGCAGCACGCGCTTTTCCTGCGCCAGCGGCGTGTCCGGCCAGCGGATGTTGAGGCCGTCTTCCGGCAGCGGGAAGTCTTGCGGAATCTTGAACTGGAAGCGCTCCGGCGAGATGTCGACGATGGCCGAGCTCTCGATGGTGTCGGTGATGGCCTTGATCGATACCCAGCAGCCGGAGTAGCGGCTCATCGCCCAGCCGTGCAGGCCGAAGTCCAGCACTTCCTGCACGCCGGACGGGCTCAGCACCGGAATCATGCTGGCGGCCAGGATGTGGTCGGACTGGTGCGGGAAGGTGGACGACTTGGCCGCGTGGTCGTCGCCGCAGACCAAGAGCACGCCGCCGTGGCGGCTGGTGCCGGCTACGTTGCCGTGCTTGAGCACGTCGCCGGAGCGGTCCACGCCGGGGCCCTTGCCGTACCACATCGAGTAGACGCCGTCGTATTTGGCGCCTTCGAACATATTGACCTGCTGCGTGCCCCAGATGGCGGTGGCGGCCAGGTCTTCGTTGAGGCCGGGATGGAACACCACCTGGTGCTCGTCCAGATGCTTCTTGGCCTTGAGCATGGTCTGGTCGACGTTGCCCAGCGGCGATCCGCGATAACCGGTGACGTAGCCGGCGGTGTTGAGGCCGGCGGCCTGGTCCAGTTGCTGCTGCAGCATGGGCAGGCGCACCAGCGCCTGGATGCCGGTCATCAGGACCTGGCCGGTGGGGGCGGTGTACTTTTCTTCCAGGTCTGCGTGGCGGATTGACATGGTTTCTCCTCCTATCGTGCTCGCTTGTGGCGATCGGCCCGCTGCGGCCTTGTGGGCGGCGTGTTCCGGGCGTGTGCGGCTGGGCAACGCGGCGGACACTTTATTTTTATACCGTGTGTCCCGGGTATGCGCGGCGGCCGCAGCTGTTTAGAGCCTTCACCCTAATGTCGCAAGAATATAGTTTACGTTTACGTCAACGTCAAAGGTATCTCGGCTTTGACGCGGGCGACTGCGGCTTCTGCGCCAATGCAGCATTTGCGTGAAGCATTGTTAAAGGATTGAAAACAGACTGTATTAGCTATGAAGGTATTTCTGATAATGGAATGCCGTTAAGCTGTAGTCTGGTTCTTTCCGTTTATAGAGTTTTTCATGTCTGTCTCTTCCTCCGCTTCCCACGATCAGCGCGGCGTGCTGTACACGATGGGCGCCTTCATCTGCTGGGGCCTGTTTCCCTTGTACTGGAAGCCGCTGCATGGCGTGGCTGCCACGCAAATCCTGTGCCACCGCCTGTTGTGGTCGGCCGTGTTCGTCGCCCTGGTGCTGAGCGGGCTGCGGCAATGGGGCGATTTGCGCGCCGCCCTGCGCCAGCCGCGGCAGCTGGGCATCTTCGCCCTATCGTCGACGGTGCTGTCCTTGAACTGGCTGACCTATATCTGGGCGGTGAACGCCGGCCATGTGGTGGAGGCGAGCCTGGGCTATTTCATCAATCCGCTGGTCAATGTGCTGTTGGGCCGCTTGTTTCTGGGCGAACGGCTGAGCCGGCCGCAAAGCTTGGCCGTGGCCTTGGCGGCGGCGGGGGTGGCCTGGCTGACCTTCAGCGCGGGCACCTTGCCCTGGATCGCCTTGTCCTTGGCTGCCACCTTCGGCGTGTATGGATTGCTGCGCAAGATGGCGCCCTTGCCGTCCTTGCCGGGCCTGGCTTTGGAGACCTTCCTGATGTCGCCGCTGGCCTTGCTGGCCTTGCTGTGGTTTGGCTGGCAGGGGGAGGGCGCCTTCGGCCAACTGGGCTGGCAGACCGACGCGCTGCTGATGGGCGCCGGCGTGGTGACGGCGGTGCCGCTATTGATGTTCGCCGCCGGGGCGCGGCGTCTGAAGCTGGCGACGGTGGGGGTGATCCAGTACATCGGCCCCAGCATCCAGCTGGCCTTGGGCGTGATGCTGTACGGCGAGCCCTTCGGCCCGGACCGCGCCTTGGGCTTCGCGCTGATTTGGAGCGCGCTCTTGCTGTATTCGGCCGCCGGCCTGCGCGACTTGTGGCGCAGCCGCCAGCCGGCTTGAGCCGCCGCCGGGTAGAAAACAAGAGACCGCCTTTTCGGCGGTCTTTTGTTTTGGGCGGCGATGCGCCATTTCAGTGCGCGGGCTGGGTCAGCTTGAGCAGCAGCTGCAGGCGGTCTTCGACATTGAATTTCTGGAAGATGGCCGACAGGTGCGCCTTGACGGTGCGTTCGGTGATGTCCAGCTCGCGGGCGATTTCCTTATTGGAATAGCCCTTCTTCAAGGTGGTGATCACTTCCGCCTCGCGCGGCGAGACCTGGCGCCGCCAGTCCGCCTGCGCCGCGTCCGGCACCAGGCTACCGAAGCGCTGGCACAGCTGCAGCAACAGGCTGCGGCCCAGCCAGGTGCCGCCGGCCTCCACGGTGGCCGCCACTTGGCGCAATACCGCCTCGCCGTCGTAGGCGTGGGCATAGCCGGCCGCGCCCAGCTGCAGCCAGCGCATGCCTTCGGCGTCGTCCGGCATGGAGGTGAGGGCCAGCACCCGGTAATGCCGGCACAGCCCGGCCCAATCGGCGCCGCGCTGCTCGGGCGTCAGGCTGGCCAAGTCCAGCCACAGCATGGTGTCGGACGAAGGCGAGCCGGGCGGCAACCCCGCCGCCAGCACGGCGGCGCCGCTCGACAGGGTTCTTTGCCAGTATTGGGCCAGCGTCGGGCTGGCGGTCATCAGCAGGTGCTTCATGTGTCAACGCTCCCGCAGCGCCTCGGTTTTGGCGCGCAGCACAGGTTTCAGCAGATAAGACAGAATGGTCTTCTTGCCGGTCATGATGTCCACTTGGGCCACCATGCCGGGGAAAATCGGCAGCTTGTCCTTGCCCAGCAGCGAGCCTTGCGTCTTCACCTTGACGATGTAGAAGGCATTGCCTTTTTCATCGGTGATGGTGTCGGCGCCGATCTCGTCCACCTTGCCTTCCATGCCGCCGTAGATGGTGTAGTCGTAGGAGGTGAAGCGCACCACGGCGTGCTGGCCGGGATGCAGGAAGGCGATGTCGCGCGGGGTGATGCGGGTTTCCAGCAGCAAGGAGTCGTCTATCGGCACGATCTCGATGATGTCTTTGCCCGGCTGCACCACGCCGCCTATGGTGTTGATGAACAGGCGCTTGATCTGGCCGCGCACCGGCGAGCGGATTTCCGACAGCTTCACCTTGTCGGCCAGCGCCACGCTGCCCGCCGACAGGCTGCTGGCCTTGGCCATGGTGTCGGAGAGCTCGGCGCTGGCGACGTTGCGCATCGCCAGCTCCACTTCCTGGATCTTGCGCTGCGCTTCGCTGATGGCGGCCTGGATCTTGGGAATCTGCGCCGAGGCCTGGTCGCGTTCGCCGCGGAAGCGGGCGACGTCGCGCTCCAGCCGCAGCAGATCGACGTCGGACACCGCGCCGGATTCCTTCAGCGGGCGGGTGACGTTGAGCTCCTTGACGGTCAGGTCGTAGCTGGACGAGGCCTGGTCGCGCCGCGCGCGCGCCTCGTTCATTTCCTGGCTGCGCTGCGCCAGCTGTTGGCGGGCGATGCCGACATTGGCGTTGAGCTCCATCTGCTTGGAGTTGTACAGCTCCATCTCTTGTTTGGCGATGTCCGGCGCCATCTGCGCCACCTTGGGCGGCAGTTCGAACGGCGTGCCGGAAGCCAGCGCCTTCAGCCGCGCGGTCTTGGCTTGCAGGGCCAGGTATTGCGCCTGGTTTTCCTGCAGCGAGGAGACGAAGCGGGTGTTGTCCACATTCAGCAGCAGCTGGCCTTTTTCGACGATCTGGCCTTCCTTGATCAGGATCTTGGACACCACGCCGCCGTCCAGGCTTTGCAGGTGCTGGTTCTGGCCGGACGGAATCACCTTGCCCTCGCCGCGCGACACCTCGTCCACCTTGGAGAAGGCGGCCCAGGCGAAGGCGACGATGAAGAAGCCCAGCATGCTCCAGACGAAGATGCGCGGACGGCCGGGTTTTTGCTGCAGGATGGCCCAGTCGGCGTCGGCGGCGAAATCGTGGCGCTCGGCCAGATCGCGCGCCGCGGCCCAGTCCATCAGCTTGTCCCAGTAAGGGCTGGTTTTTTCCTGGCCGCGGTCCACCCAGTCGGCCAGCTTTTGTTTCAGTTTCGCTTGCATCTTACGCCATCGCCTTTCCGATCTTGCCCTGTTGCAGCGCCTCGATCACCTGTTGCTTGGGGCCGTCGGCGACGATGCTGCCCTGATCGATCACGATCAGCCTGTCCACCATGTCCAGCAAAGCGTTGTGGTGGGTGACCAGCAGCATGGTCTTGCCGGCCGATACCTTGGCCAGGGTCTGGCGGATCTGGTGCTCGCTGCTGTGGTCCATATTGCTGGTGGGTTCGTCCAGCAGCAGGATGGGCGGCGCGTTGAGCAGGGCGCGGGCGATGGCGACGGCCTTGCGCTGGCCGCCGGACAAGGAGTCGCCGCGCTCGCTGATCGGCATGTCGAAGCCTTGCGGATGGCTGTTGATGAAGCCGGTCAGGCCGGCCAGGTCGGCGGCGGCGGCGATGCTGGCGTCGAAGGCGTGCGGCGAGCCCATGGCGATGTTCTGGCGCATGCTGCCGTAGAACAGTACCGGGTCTTGCGGCACGTAGCCGATCTGGCGGCGCAGTTCGGCCGGGTCGATCTGGTGCAGGTCCATGCCGTCGATGCGGATGGCGCCTTCGGTGGGCTGATACAGGCCCAGTATCATTTTCTGGATGGTGGTCTTGCCGGAGCCGACGCGGCCGATGATGGCGACGCGCTCGCCGGCCTTGATCTTGAACGACAC
The Chromobacterium sp. IIBBL 290-4 DNA segment above includes these coding regions:
- the rarD gene encoding EamA family transporter RarD, with amino-acid sequence MSVSSSASHDQRGVLYTMGAFICWGLFPLYWKPLHGVAATQILCHRLLWSAVFVALVLSGLRQWGDLRAALRQPRQLGIFALSSTVLSLNWLTYIWAVNAGHVVEASLGYFINPLVNVLLGRLFLGERLSRPQSLAVALAAAGVAWLTFSAGTLPWIALSLAATFGVYGLLRKMAPLPSLPGLALETFLMSPLALLALLWFGWQGEGAFGQLGWQTDALLMGAGVVTAVPLLMFAAGARRLKLATVGVIQYIGPSIQLALGVMLYGEPFGPDRALGFALIWSALLLYSAAGLRDLWRSRQPA
- a CDS encoding response regulator transcription factor; amino-acid sequence: MKHLLMTASPTLAQYWQRTLSSGAAVLAAGLPPGSPSSDTMLWLDLASLTPEQRGADWAGLCRHYRVLALTSMPDDAEGMRWLQLGAAGYAHAYDGEAVLRQVAATVEAGGTWLGRSLLLQLCQRFGSLVPDAAQADWRRQVSPREAEVITTLKKGYSNKEIARELDITERTVKAHLSAIFQKFNVEDRLQLLLKLTQPAH
- a CDS encoding HlyD family type I secretion periplasmic adaptor subunit, producing the protein MQAKLKQKLADWVDRGQEKTSPYWDKLMDWAAARDLAERHDFAADADWAILQQKPGRPRIFVWSMLGFFIVAFAWAAFSKVDEVSRGEGKVIPSGQNQHLQSLDGGVVSKILIKEGQIVEKGQLLLNVDNTRFVSSLQENQAQYLALQAKTARLKALASGTPFELPPKVAQMAPDIAKQEMELYNSKQMELNANVGIARQQLAQRSQEMNEARARRDQASSSYDLTVKELNVTRPLKESGAVSDVDLLRLERDVARFRGERDQASAQIPKIQAAISEAQRKIQEVELAMRNVASAELSDTMAKASSLSAGSVALADKVKLSEIRSPVRGQIKRLFINTIGGVVQPGKDIIEIVPIDDSLLLETRITPRDIAFLHPGQHAVVRFTSYDYTIYGGMEGKVDEIGADTITDEKGNAFYIVKVKTQGSLLGKDKLPIFPGMVAQVDIMTGKKTILSYLLKPVLRAKTEALRER